From the Thermoflexus sp. genome, one window contains:
- a CDS encoding class I SAM-dependent methyltransferase, whose translation MGSNWLFEHIAPFYDAATRFLDPAPLRDYLDPPTGGRLLDLGGGTGRVAFAFREMAGLTIVADAAWGMLQVARQRPKLIPVQALAERLPFADGAFDRIVIVDALHHFIDAAAAIQEAARVLRPGGRLVIEEPDIRRWPVKGIALLERLIGLRSRFLSGERIRELMETAGLSAQESVDRRSFRLWVVGHKEENAR comes from the coding sequence ATGGGCTCCAACTGGCTTTTCGAGCATATCGCGCCGTTCTATGATGCGGCCACCCGGTTCCTGGATCCCGCACCACTTCGAGATTATCTGGATCCTCCGACCGGAGGACGACTGCTGGATCTCGGCGGAGGGACCGGGCGGGTGGCCTTCGCCTTTCGGGAGATGGCCGGCTTGACGATCGTGGCCGACGCAGCCTGGGGAATGCTCCAGGTAGCTCGACAGCGCCCGAAACTGATCCCGGTTCAGGCCCTCGCCGAGCGCCTTCCGTTCGCAGATGGAGCCTTCGACCGGATCGTCATCGTCGACGCCCTACATCATTTTATTGATGCAGCGGCCGCCATCCAGGAGGCCGCCCGGGTGCTCCGGCCGGGAGGCCGGCTGGTGATCGAAGAGCCGGATATCCGACGCTGGCCGGTTAAGGGAATCGCGCTGCTTGAACGGCTGATCGGCCTGCGCAGCCGGTTCCTGAGCGGGGAGCGCATTCGGGAGCTGATGGAAACGGCTGGACTGTCAGCGCAGGAATCGGTGGATCGGCGATCCTTTCGCCTCTGGGTGGTCGGGCATAAGGAGGAGAACGCCCGGTAA
- the mfd gene encoding transcription-repair coupling factor, translated as MGRRIQMALPRWAWSFWIAGLARRALRPMLIVAGTAEGAQRMAQDLALWLGVERIHRLPEPPALPYERAPWPPEIRAERLAALAALAGLNGDPAPVVVASIRALLLRTLPPRLFHRLRRILRAGQELPMEGFLRYLLEAGYEPVTVVTQPGQFARRGGIVDLFPSTVSEPIRIEWEADRIATMRAFDPVTQRTLRPIEQVRILPAREALPSYGPAIAERLAAWQPSVEAPAEAEALERERQALARGVPFPMLEFYLPYFYADSTTPLAYLPEDGWVLLLDEADIQAAWNELMEEATALRARAESAGFLPPDYPDPFVDRRSWEAHRNRRPQLQITAIPEGGGFPSLPMEAPPRFGGQLQRILEDLSRRLHLGEAVVVVSRQAARLAQVWSDHAHGMEEAACSIPALEAPPLPRRIYFLNGALSGGLLFRSRDGRRFALLTDAELFGVFRPLPWRRRARRGPPPEWIRELREGDYVVHEDFGIGIFEGLVRLNLDGVEREYLVVRYAGNDRLYVPVDQADRVSRYVGPTDQPPEIHPLGSGDWAQARARARQAAAEVARELLELYARREVARGHAFSPDTPWQRELEASFPFIETEDQLRAIEEVKADMERPRPMDRLLCGDAGFGKTEVALRAAFKAVMDGKQVAMLAPTTILAHQHYETFRARLAPFPVVVEVLTRLRSPKEQAEILRRLREGEIDILIGTHRLLQPDVVFKDLGLVIIDEEQRFGVMHKEHFKRLRAEVDVLTLTATPIPRTLYLALSGLRDISLIQTPPEERLPVQVYVGPYDDRLVRSAIMRELDRGGQVFVVYNRVHGLEAWKERLEALVPGARFGMAHGQMPPRQLEKTMMAFTRGEIDVLVATDIISSGLDIPNANTMIVIRADLFGLAQLYQLRGRVGRSVLQGYAYFLYDPKIPLAAEARERLAALYEIPGLGGGFQLAMRDLEVRGAGEILGTRQHGHIAAVGFDLYMKMLNRAIAELRAEREGAPPPPTSEGVTLNLPWPIGLPEDYVPDPALRLQLYRRMAGIQTLEGVAEMARELEDRFGPLPEEARNLLQQLRLKILAARAGIERIHGEGRTLVLRPAPAGADGLIRELGGWVADGAVRLPRRPSWPQDLERVLRRWAGLPEAAGSR; from the coding sequence ATGGGAAGGCGCATCCAGATGGCGCTTCCCCGGTGGGCGTGGTCGTTCTGGATCGCCGGGCTGGCCCGGCGGGCTTTGCGGCCGATGTTGATTGTAGCGGGGACCGCAGAAGGGGCCCAGCGGATGGCCCAGGACCTGGCCCTCTGGCTGGGGGTGGAGCGGATCCACCGGTTGCCGGAGCCCCCGGCGCTCCCTTACGAGCGGGCGCCGTGGCCTCCGGAGATCCGCGCGGAGCGCCTGGCCGCCCTGGCCGCCCTGGCGGGTCTGAACGGGGATCCTGCGCCGGTGGTGGTGGCCTCCATCCGCGCCCTGCTCCTCCGCACGCTGCCGCCACGGCTTTTCCACCGCCTGCGCCGGATCCTGCGGGCCGGCCAGGAGCTTCCGATGGAGGGCTTCCTCCGGTATCTCCTGGAGGCCGGGTATGAGCCGGTCACCGTCGTCACCCAGCCCGGGCAGTTCGCCCGCCGCGGGGGGATCGTGGATCTCTTCCCCTCGACGGTTTCGGAGCCGATCCGGATCGAGTGGGAAGCGGACCGCATCGCCACCATGCGCGCCTTCGATCCCGTCACGCAGCGGACGCTCCGGCCGATCGAGCAGGTTCGCATCCTGCCGGCCCGGGAGGCGCTGCCGTCCTACGGCCCGGCGATCGCGGAGCGGCTGGCCGCCTGGCAGCCATCCGTGGAGGCCCCCGCGGAGGCGGAAGCCCTCGAGCGGGAACGTCAGGCCCTGGCCCGCGGCGTTCCTTTCCCGATGCTGGAGTTTTACCTCCCCTATTTTTATGCCGATTCCACCACTCCCCTCGCATATCTTCCCGAGGACGGATGGGTGCTTCTCCTGGACGAGGCAGACATCCAGGCGGCGTGGAACGAGCTGATGGAGGAAGCCACAGCGCTGCGGGCCCGCGCGGAGAGCGCGGGGTTCCTCCCCCCGGATTATCCCGATCCTTTTGTCGACCGGAGGAGCTGGGAGGCTCATCGGAATCGGCGCCCGCAGCTTCAGATCACGGCGATCCCGGAAGGGGGCGGGTTCCCCTCTCTGCCCATGGAAGCTCCGCCCCGCTTCGGCGGGCAGCTCCAGCGCATCCTGGAGGACCTGAGCCGGCGCCTGCATCTGGGCGAGGCCGTGGTGGTGGTCAGCCGCCAGGCCGCCCGGCTGGCGCAGGTCTGGTCCGATCACGCCCATGGAATGGAAGAAGCGGCCTGCAGCATCCCGGCCCTGGAAGCCCCGCCCCTCCCCCGGCGGATCTACTTCCTCAACGGGGCGCTGAGCGGAGGCTTGCTGTTCCGATCCCGGGATGGGCGGCGCTTCGCCCTGCTCACCGACGCCGAGCTCTTCGGGGTGTTTCGTCCCCTCCCCTGGCGCCGGCGCGCCCGGCGAGGCCCGCCCCCCGAATGGATCCGGGAGCTCCGGGAAGGCGATTATGTCGTCCACGAGGATTTCGGCATCGGCATCTTCGAGGGCCTGGTCCGCCTGAACCTGGACGGCGTGGAGCGGGAGTATCTGGTGGTGCGCTATGCCGGCAACGATCGGCTGTATGTGCCGGTGGATCAGGCGGATCGGGTCAGCCGGTATGTGGGCCCGACGGATCAGCCCCCGGAGATCCACCCTCTGGGGAGCGGGGACTGGGCTCAGGCGCGGGCGCGGGCACGACAGGCGGCGGCCGAGGTGGCCCGCGAATTGCTGGAGCTTTACGCCCGACGCGAGGTGGCCCGGGGCCACGCCTTCTCGCCGGACACGCCATGGCAGCGGGAGTTGGAGGCTTCCTTCCCCTTCATCGAGACGGAGGATCAGCTCCGGGCCATTGAGGAGGTCAAGGCGGATATGGAGCGGCCGCGGCCCATGGATCGATTGCTGTGCGGGGACGCGGGGTTCGGGAAAACCGAGGTGGCCCTGCGGGCGGCCTTCAAGGCGGTGATGGACGGCAAGCAGGTGGCCATGCTGGCCCCCACGACCATCCTGGCCCACCAGCACTACGAGACCTTCCGCGCCCGCCTGGCCCCCTTCCCGGTGGTGGTGGAGGTCCTCACCCGGCTCCGCTCGCCGAAGGAGCAGGCGGAGATCCTGCGCCGGCTCCGGGAGGGGGAGATCGACATCCTCATCGGCACCCATCGTCTGCTCCAGCCGGACGTGGTGTTCAAGGACCTGGGGTTGGTGATCATCGATGAGGAGCAGCGCTTCGGCGTGATGCACAAGGAGCACTTCAAGCGCCTCCGGGCGGAGGTGGATGTGCTCACCCTCACGGCGACGCCGATCCCCCGCACCCTCTATCTGGCCCTGAGCGGGCTGCGGGACATCAGCCTGATCCAGACGCCGCCGGAGGAACGGCTGCCGGTGCAGGTCTATGTGGGGCCCTACGATGATCGCCTGGTGCGCTCGGCGATCATGCGGGAGCTGGATCGCGGGGGGCAGGTCTTCGTGGTCTACAACCGGGTGCACGGCCTGGAGGCCTGGAAGGAGCGGCTGGAGGCCCTGGTGCCGGGGGCCCGCTTCGGCATGGCCCACGGCCAGATGCCGCCCCGGCAGCTGGAGAAGACCATGATGGCCTTCACGCGGGGGGAGATCGACGTGCTGGTGGCCACCGACATCATCAGCAGCGGCCTGGACATCCCCAACGCCAACACGATGATCGTAATCCGGGCGGACCTCTTCGGGCTGGCCCAGCTCTACCAGCTGCGGGGGCGGGTGGGCCGCAGCGTGCTGCAGGGCTACGCCTATTTCCTCTATGATCCGAAGATCCCGCTCGCCGCGGAAGCCCGGGAACGGCTGGCAGCCCTCTACGAGATCCCCGGGCTGGGGGGCGGCTTCCAGCTGGCGATGCGGGATCTGGAGGTGCGGGGCGCAGGGGAGATCCTGGGCACCCGTCAGCACGGACACATCGCGGCGGTAGGCTTCGACCTCTACATGAAGATGCTGAACCGGGCCATCGCCGAGCTTCGGGCGGAGCGGGAAGGAGCGCCGCCACCGCCGACCTCGGAGGGGGTGACCCTCAACCTCCCATGGCCCATCGGCCTGCCGGAGGATTACGTCCCCGATCCCGCCCTGCGGCTGCAGCTCTACCGCCGGATGGCCGGGATCCAGACCCTGGAGGGGGTGGCCGAGATGGCCCGGGAGCTGGAGGATCGATTCGGCCCCCTCCCGGAGGAAGCCCGCAACCTCCTTCAGCAACTGCGCCTCAAGATCCTGGCCGCCCGGGCGGGGATCGAACGGATCCATGGGGAGGGGCGGACCCTGGTCCTGCGGCCGGCCCCGGCGGGGGCCGATGGGCTCATCCGGGAACTGGGGGGCTGGGTCGCCGACGGCGCGGTGCGCCTCCCCCGTCGCCCATCCTGGCCCCAGGATCTGGAACGCGTCCTCCGACGCTGGGCCGGGCTGCCCGAAGCCGCCGGAAGCCGTTGA